Proteins from a single region of Gemmatimonadaceae bacterium:
- a CDS encoding efflux RND transporter permease subunit has protein sequence MTSTTLFIKRPVMTTLVMIGILVFGIVAYRQLPVSDLPNVDFPTVTVTASLPGTSPQTMAATVATPLEKQFSTIAGIDNMTSTSSLGQTQIVIQFALDRNIDAAAQDVQAAIAQTGRQLPQGIIPPSYQKTNPADAPILTLALTSTEVPLSTLDEFGETTLAQRLSMVSGVAQVLVYGAQKYAVRLQLDPAQLATRNIALEDVANAVTQQNVNMPTGVLYGPKTALTVQATGQLDSASEFGNMIVAYRNGAPVHLAEIGKITDDVQNNKTASWFNGERAIVLAIQRQPGTNTVDVANHVKTALEKLKAEIPPSVEVSTLYDRSATIKASVDDVTFTLELTLFLVVAVIFVFLRNWSATIIPSLALPMSIIGTFSVMYLLHYSLDNLSLMALTLAVGFVVDDAIVMLENIVRHLEMGKPKMEAAVDGAAEVGFTILSMTFSLAAVFIPFLFMGGIIGKLFHEFAVTIGVAILVSGFVSLTLTPMLSSRFLKSDHGKTHGRLYQASERFFDGMLGFYERTLAWVMDRRPLTLVFSFVILVATGYLFWSTPKGLFPTDDTGQLLATTEAAEGVSFDALVEHQQQVADVVRKDPDVRSVTSSVGTTAAANQGQLTIDLKPIEERKRSAEQIAHDLTRATSAVPDIAVFIQNPPAISIGGLASKSLYQYTLQSGDINALNTSAREIERRMRQIPGLVDVTSDLLIENPQVTVDIDREQSGQLGVSASEIENTLYDAFGQRQVSTIYTSTNEYWVVMELLPQYQQDVGALGKLWVRSSRGPLVPLSTVAKFNYSVGPVTVNHSGQLPSVTVSFNLEPGTSIGTAVQKIQELSKVVLPNTVAANFSGMAQAFVTTQQGLLLLMLLAVFVIYVILGVLYESFIHPITILTGLPFAAFGALVTLILCGLDLDIYGFVGIIMLIGIVEKNAIMMIDFAIEARRDGTRSPAEAILEAASVRFRPIMMTTMAALMGAVPIAVGWGAGASTRRPLGVAVVGGLAFSQLVTLYVTPVFYTYLDQWQQRFSRRKVTAGPTPGVTPPREAQLPGSHRPEPAPM, from the coding sequence ATGACCTCTACGACGTTATTCATCAAACGCCCCGTCATGACGACGCTCGTCATGATCGGCATTCTCGTGTTCGGCATCGTCGCCTACCGGCAGCTGCCGGTCTCCGATCTGCCGAACGTCGACTTCCCGACCGTCACCGTCACGGCGTCGCTGCCCGGCACGAGCCCGCAAACGATGGCCGCGACCGTCGCCACGCCGCTCGAGAAACAGTTCTCGACCATTGCCGGCATCGACAACATGACGTCGACGTCGAGCCTCGGGCAGACGCAGATCGTCATTCAGTTCGCGCTCGACCGGAACATCGACGCCGCCGCGCAGGACGTGCAGGCCGCCATCGCGCAGACCGGACGCCAACTGCCGCAAGGCATCATTCCGCCGTCGTATCAGAAGACGAATCCCGCCGACGCGCCCATTCTGACGCTCGCGCTCACGTCCACCGAAGTGCCGCTCTCGACGCTCGACGAGTTCGGCGAGACGACGCTCGCGCAGCGGCTCTCGATGGTGAGCGGCGTCGCGCAGGTGCTCGTGTACGGCGCGCAGAAATACGCCGTGCGTCTCCAGCTCGATCCGGCTCAGCTCGCCACGCGCAACATCGCGCTCGAGGACGTCGCGAACGCCGTGACGCAGCAGAACGTCAACATGCCCACGGGCGTGCTGTATGGACCGAAGACCGCGCTCACCGTGCAGGCCACCGGGCAGCTCGACAGCGCGAGCGAATTCGGCAACATGATCGTGGCGTATCGCAACGGCGCGCCGGTGCACCTCGCGGAGATCGGCAAGATCACCGACGACGTCCAGAACAACAAAACCGCCAGCTGGTTCAACGGCGAACGCGCGATCGTGCTCGCGATTCAGCGCCAGCCGGGCACCAACACCGTCGACGTCGCGAATCACGTCAAGACGGCGCTCGAGAAGCTCAAGGCCGAGATTCCGCCGTCCGTCGAAGTATCGACGCTGTACGACCGGTCGGCGACGATCAAGGCGAGCGTCGACGACGTGACATTCACGCTCGAGCTCACGCTCTTCCTCGTCGTTGCCGTCATCTTCGTCTTTCTCCGCAACTGGTCGGCGACGATCATCCCGAGCCTCGCGCTGCCGATGTCCATCATCGGCACGTTCTCGGTGATGTATCTGCTGCACTACTCGCTCGACAATCTGTCGCTGATGGCGCTCACGCTCGCGGTCGGCTTCGTGGTCGACGACGCGATCGTGATGCTCGAGAACATCGTGCGGCATCTCGAGATGGGGAAGCCGAAGATGGAAGCTGCGGTCGACGGCGCGGCCGAAGTCGGCTTTACGATTCTCTCAATGACGTTCTCGCTCGCCGCGGTGTTCATCCCGTTTCTGTTCATGGGCGGCATCATCGGCAAGCTGTTTCACGAGTTCGCGGTGACGATCGGCGTGGCGATTCTCGTGTCGGGCTTCGTGTCGCTCACGCTCACGCCGATGCTGTCGAGCCGGTTCCTCAAGTCCGATCACGGCAAGACGCACGGCCGCCTCTACCAGGCCAGCGAACGGTTCTTCGACGGCATGCTCGGCTTCTATGAACGGACGCTGGCCTGGGTCATGGACCGGCGTCCGCTCACCTTGGTGTTCTCGTTCGTCATATTAGTAGCAACGGGTTACTTATTCTGGTCCACGCCCAAGGGACTTTTCCCCACGGACGACACCGGCCAGCTGCTCGCGACGACCGAAGCCGCGGAAGGCGTGTCGTTCGACGCGCTCGTCGAGCATCAGCAACAGGTCGCCGACGTCGTGCGCAAGGATCCCGACGTGCGCTCGGTGACGTCGTCCGTCGGCACGACCGCGGCGGCGAACCAGGGCCAGCTCACGATCGATCTCAAGCCGATCGAAGAGCGCAAGCGCAGCGCCGAGCAGATCGCGCACGATCTGACCCGCGCGACGTCCGCGGTGCCGGATATCGCCGTGTTCATTCAGAATCCGCCGGCGATCTCGATCGGTGGTCTCGCCTCGAAGTCGCTGTACCAGTACACACTCCAGAGCGGCGACATCAACGCGCTCAACACCTCGGCGCGCGAGATCGAGCGCCGCATGCGGCAGATCCCGGGCCTGGTCGACGTCACGAGCGACCTGTTGATCGAGAATCCGCAGGTCACGGTCGACATCGATCGCGAGCAGTCGGGCCAGCTGGGCGTCTCCGCGAGCGAGATCGAGAACACGCTCTACGACGCATTCGGCCAGCGACAGGTGTCGACGATCTACACGTCGACGAACGAGTACTGGGTCGTGATGGAGCTCCTGCCGCAATATCAACAGGACGTCGGCGCGCTCGGCAAGCTCTGGGTGCGCTCGTCGCGCGGACCGCTCGTCCCGCTCAGCACCGTCGCCAAGTTCAACTACTCCGTTGGCCCCGTGACGGTGAATCACTCGGGCCAGCTGCCGTCGGTGACCGTCTCGTTCAATCTCGAGCCGGGCACGTCGATCGGCACGGCGGTGCAGAAGATTCAGGAGCTCTCGAAGGTCGTGCTTCCGAACACCGTCGCGGCCAACTTCTCCGGCATGGCGCAGGCCTTCGTGACCACGCAGCAGGGATTGCTCCTCCTCATGCTGCTCGCCGTGTTCGTGATCTACGTCATCCTCGGCGTGCTCTATGAGAGTTTCATTCATCCCATCACCATTCTCACGGGCTTGCCCTTCGCGGCATTCGGCGCGCTCGTCACGCTGATTCTCTGCGGCCTCGATCTCGACATCTACGGGTTCGTCGGGATCATCATGCTCATCGGCATCGTGGAGAAGAACGCGATCATGATGATCGACTTCGCGATCGAAGCGCGGCGCGACGGTACTCGCTCCCCGGCCGAAGCGATTCTCGAAGCGGCGAGCGTGCGTTTCCGTCCGATCATGATGACGACGATGGCCGCCCTGATGGGCGCGGTGCCGATCGCGGTCGGCTGGGGCGCGGGCGCGTCGACGCGCCGCCCGCTTGGCGTCGCGGTGGTCGGCGGGTTGGCGTTCTCGCAGCTCGTGACGCTGTACGTGACGCCCGTCTTCTATACGTATCTCGACCAGTGGCAGCAGCGGTTCTCGCGCCGCAAGGTCACGGCGGGGCCGACGCCCGGCGTCACGCCGCCGCGCGAGGCACAGCTGCCGGGGTCGCATCGTCCCGAACCGGCTCCGATGTAA
- a CDS encoding efflux RND transporter permease subunit yields MNFTGLFVRRPVMTTLLMIGVLVFGIVSYRKLPVSDLPTVDSPSISVGANLPGASPETMAATVATPLEKAFSAIAGIDEMTSNSGNGNTNINITFSLDRDVEAAAQDVNAAIGKTLPFLPSTILPPNYHKQNQSAAPIINIALTSNVLPMQQVDEYAETTIAQRLSMIEGVASVNVWGSAKYAVRVQLDPSQLASRNISVSQVATAIRQNSVMLPTGVLYGKDKTLTIQATGQLNNANEFRRLIIAYRNGAAVRLGDVANVLDDIQNNKSAAWYDQERSINLFINRQPGTNTVEVAKRVRDALDEIRPSLPPTLGLHVQFDRSVGIESAVKDVKESLLVALVLVVLVIFVFLRNPVATLIPSLTLPLAVIGTFSVMFMLDFSVDNLSLMALTLAVGFVVDDAIVMLENIVRHLEMGKQPMDAALEGSAEVGFTVLSMCLSLSAVFIPLMFMGGVIGRLFREFAVTISVAILVSGFVALTLTPMLCSRLLKAKHHHEEHGRFFTATERAFQALLNGYERSLGWVMRHRVVTLVFSAAILAATALLFTNIPKGLFPPDDTGSLNMTAEAAQGTTFVEMLRFRKLVSDRLDADTNVASYTTNAGGGMGASSNQVGVNITLKPAGQRPPADEMVHELTDRMRGIQGLQVFVTNPPSIRIGGRGSKTAYQYTLRGPDITQLYDQAGKLLTRLQDDPMLSGVTSDLQNRAPILRIHIDRQRALELGVTPQGIESALANAFNQQQVSTIFGETNQYYVVMETVPSAQLDANALDKFFVPGAGGKQIPLTEVAYFEQTTGPLSVAHSGQMASTTISFNLAPGVSLGAATSDVDKIAHQMLPATITGGFSGTAQAFQDSQKGMGLLLLITIFIIYIILGILYESFIHPVTILTGLPFAAFGALLALYLTHVELGVYGYVGIIMLIGIVEKNAIMMIDFALERQRSERISPAKAIVEAASVRFRPIMMTTVSAIAGTLPIAIGVGTSAASRRPLGIAVVGGLAFSQVVTLYVTPVFYSYFDELQTWLGRRAARAVAVTEPVPVAGD; encoded by the coding sequence ATGAACTTCACTGGCTTGTTTGTGCGACGGCCGGTCATGACGACATTGCTCATGATCGGCGTCCTCGTGTTCGGCATCGTGTCGTACCGGAAGCTGCCGGTGAGCGATCTGCCGACCGTCGATTCGCCGTCGATCAGCGTCGGCGCCAATCTTCCGGGCGCGAGTCCCGAGACCATGGCCGCGACCGTGGCGACCCCGCTGGAAAAAGCGTTCAGCGCGATCGCCGGTATCGACGAGATGACGTCGAACTCCGGGAACGGCAATACGAACATCAACATCACGTTCTCGCTCGACCGCGACGTCGAAGCGGCGGCGCAGGACGTGAACGCGGCGATCGGCAAGACGCTGCCGTTCCTGCCGTCGACCATTCTCCCGCCGAATTACCACAAGCAGAATCAGTCGGCGGCGCCGATCATCAACATCGCGCTGACGTCGAACGTGCTGCCGATGCAGCAAGTCGACGAGTACGCCGAAACGACGATCGCGCAGCGCCTGTCGATGATCGAAGGCGTGGCCTCGGTCAACGTGTGGGGCTCGGCGAAGTACGCGGTGCGCGTGCAGCTCGATCCGAGTCAGCTCGCGAGCCGCAACATCAGCGTGTCGCAGGTCGCGACGGCGATTCGTCAGAATAGTGTGATGCTGCCGACCGGCGTGCTGTACGGCAAGGACAAGACGCTCACGATTCAAGCGACCGGGCAGCTCAACAACGCCAACGAGTTTCGGAGGCTGATCATCGCCTATCGGAACGGCGCCGCGGTGCGCCTGGGCGACGTCGCGAACGTGCTCGACGACATTCAGAACAACAAGTCGGCGGCGTGGTACGATCAGGAACGCTCGATCAATCTCTTCATCAATCGCCAGCCGGGAACCAACACCGTCGAAGTCGCGAAGCGTGTGCGCGACGCGCTCGACGAGATTCGGCCGTCGCTGCCGCCGACGCTTGGGCTTCACGTGCAGTTCGATCGCTCGGTCGGCATCGAGAGCGCGGTGAAGGACGTGAAGGAGTCGCTGCTCGTCGCGCTCGTGCTCGTCGTCCTCGTGATCTTCGTGTTTCTGCGGAATCCGGTCGCGACGCTCATTCCGAGCCTCACGCTGCCCTTGGCCGTCATCGGCACGTTCTCGGTGATGTTCATGCTGGACTTCAGCGTCGACAATCTGTCGCTGATGGCGCTCACGCTCGCGGTCGGCTTCGTGGTCGACGACGCGATCGTGATGCTCGAGAACATCGTGCGGCATCTCGAGATGGGGAAGCAACCGATGGACGCGGCGCTCGAAGGCTCGGCGGAAGTTGGCTTCACCGTGCTGTCGATGTGCCTGTCGCTGTCGGCGGTCTTCATTCCGCTGATGTTCATGGGCGGTGTGATCGGCCGGTTGTTCCGGGAGTTCGCGGTGACGATCAGTGTCGCGATTCTCGTCTCCGGATTCGTCGCGCTCACACTCACGCCAATGCTGTGCAGCCGGCTCCTCAAGGCCAAGCATCATCACGAGGAACACGGCCGCTTCTTCACCGCGACCGAGCGCGCGTTTCAGGCGTTGCTGAACGGATACGAGCGCAGCCTGGGTTGGGTCATGCGTCATCGGGTGGTCACGCTCGTCTTCTCGGCGGCGATTCTCGCGGCGACGGCGCTTCTGTTCACGAACATTCCGAAGGGGCTGTTTCCGCCCGACGATACCGGCTCGCTCAACATGACCGCGGAAGCGGCGCAGGGCACGACGTTCGTCGAGATGCTGCGTTTCCGGAAGCTCGTGAGCGACCGGCTCGACGCGGACACGAACGTCGCGTCGTACACGACCAATGCCGGCGGCGGCATGGGCGCCAGCTCGAATCAGGTCGGCGTGAACATCACGCTCAAGCCCGCGGGCCAGCGTCCGCCGGCGGACGAGATGGTGCACGAGCTGACGGACCGCATGCGCGGGATTCAGGGCCTGCAAGTGTTCGTCACCAATCCGCCGAGCATTCGCATTGGTGGGCGCGGGTCGAAGACGGCGTATCAGTACACGCTGCGCGGACCGGATATCACGCAGCTGTACGATCAGGCCGGAAAGCTCCTCACGCGGCTGCAGGATGATCCGATGCTGAGCGGCGTGACCTCGGATCTTCAGAACCGCGCGCCGATTCTGCGCATTCACATCGATCGCCAGCGCGCGCTCGAGCTCGGGGTGACGCCGCAGGGTATCGAGTCGGCGCTCGCGAACGCGTTCAACCAGCAGCAAGTCTCGACGATCTTCGGCGAGACGAATCAGTACTACGTCGTGATGGAGACGGTGCCCAGTGCGCAGCTCGACGCGAATGCGCTCGACAAGTTCTTCGTGCCGGGCGCGGGCGGAAAGCAAATCCCGCTGACCGAAGTCGCGTACTTCGAGCAGACGACGGGGCCGTTGAGCGTCGCGCACTCGGGCCAGATGGCGTCGACGACGATCTCGTTCAACCTCGCGCCGGGCGTGTCGCTGGGCGCCGCGACGTCGGACGTCGACAAGATCGCGCACCAGATGCTGCCGGCAACGATCACCGGTGGTTTCTCGGGGACCGCGCAGGCGTTCCAGGACTCGCAGAAGGGCATGGGCCTGCTGCTCCTGATCACGATCTTCATCATCTACATCATTCTCGGAATTCTCTACGAGAGCTTCATCCATCCGGTCACGATTCTGACTGGATTGCCGTTCGCCGCGTTCGGCGCGCTGCTCGCGCTCTATCTCACGCACGTGGAGCTTGGCGTGTACGGCTACGTCGGCATCATCATGCTGATCGGCATCGTGGAAAAGAACGCAATCATGATGATCGACTTCGCGCTCGAGCGGCAGCGGAGCGAACGCATCTCGCCGGCGAAGGCGATCGTCGAAGCGGCGAGCGTGCGTTTCCGTCCGATCATGATGACGACGGTGTCGGCGATCGCGGGCACGCTGCCGATCGCGATCGGCGTCGGCACGAGCGCCGCATCGCGGCGTCCGCTCGGCATTGCGGTGGTGGGTGGCCTGGCATTCTCGCAGGTCGTGACGCTGTACGTCACCCCCGTGTTCTACTCGTACTTCGATGAATTGCAGACCTGGCTCGGCCGCCGCGCCGCGCGGGCGGTGGCTGTGACCGAGCCGGTGCCGGTGGCAGGCGATTGA